A window of Sphingobacterium kitahiroshimense genomic DNA:
AGGTGCAGGATATCTGGTCGCTCAAGTAAATCCCACATCGACCTACACGCTCAAGAATAATAAGTTATATTGGTATGGGGAAGGTTGGACACCCGGAGACCATTTACACACGATGATGGTAGATACGGCACAGGGGATAAGTCTTTATAGTAAATATGAACCATTAGCCAAGGCCAGAGTAAAAGAAATAGCACCCAATATTTTGCGTTTTGAGGGGGAACTAAAGGCTGATTATAAAGTTGGGGGTATATTAAGTATGCGTAATACTGTTCGGGACGAAGTTGGGGGATTTATCTATCGGTCTAAAAACATCAAACTCTTTAATCTCACCATGAACTATATGCATGGCATTGGTATTACCTCTCAGTTTTCCGAAAATCTGGATTATGAACAAGTAAAAGTCGTGCCCGTTAAAGGAAGGTCTATTGCTGCTTTTGCTGACGGGATGCAGTTTTCGGGTTGCAAAGGGAAGATCAAAGTTTCCAACTGTCATTTTAAAGGCCTGCATGATGATCCGATCAATGTTCACGGAACATATCTACAGATCGCTGAAATTGTATCTCCGAAAGAATTAATAGTCGAATTTAAACATCATCAATCTTACGGCTTTGATGCTTTTACACTTCATGATACGATTAGTATTGTGAGTAGAGAGGCTATACAACCATTGGGACAGTTAACGGTTACAGGTATTGAAACCTTATCTTTAACTAAGATTCGATTGAAATTGAATGGTAGTATACCTACAAATACGAAAATAGGAGATGCTGTTGAAAATCTGACCTGGACTCCAGAAGTTGAGATCCGTGATAGTCGTTTTGAAAGAACAAATGCACGAGGCATATTGGTGACAACGCCGCGTAGAGTACAAATTGAAGGTAATACATTTTACCGAACAGGTATGCACGGTATTTTGATTGCGGGAGATGTGAACAGCTGGTTTGAGTCGGGAGCAGTGAGGGATGTGACCATTAAAAATAACTCATTTGTAGAATGTGGCTATAACCTACCGGGAAATAATTATGCAATAGCTATTCTTCCAGAAAATAGAGCGCAGATCAAAGGACATTTTGTGCATCGTAATATCAAAATTGTCGATAATGATTTTACTTTATACTCGCCACATCTCTTAACCGCTAGAAGTGTCACTGGATTGACTTTTGAGAGCAACCATATAACGAAGAGTACGTTCGATTTTCCATTTACAAAAGATTTAGACATGCGGGCTCCAGCTGTCGTATTGGATAACTGTCAAAAAGTGTTAATCAAAAAAAATACAGCAACAGATGAGGAACTGTCACTAGCTATGCATAATATGAGTAAGCGCGATGTTAAAACAGATCTTAAAATTCATTAATAAGAATATGATTCAGTTCGCAAAATATTTAATTTTAATAGTTAAAACAGTGTATATGCAAGCGATATCGTACGCTTCATTATAAAAGTAACTATGTAGATGTGTAGACAACTATTGTGTTTATAAATGTTGAATAGTGTATGAAAAAGCGACAGGATTTTTTATAAAAAAGAGAGCGGAATGAAATAACTCCATCCCGCTCTCTTTTTACAGACGTTATCTTACTTAAGACTATCAACTTGTGTCGCGTCTAATGCTTCAGCAATCCTTTTATAAGTGCCTGCTAGCGATCCGCCACCTGAACAGTAATAATTTAAAACTCCTTCATCTTCAGATTTTTCTGGTGCTATCGTTAAAGAAGTACCATCGAAAGTAAATAATACATTCTTTCCTTGAAGTGAGGCCTGATAAACTCCCTCTTTAATTTTTGTTGCATTTTTATCAAGTGTACAAGTCGGTTTTTTCTTATCAGCACGAGATCTTATCTGTATCGTGATACTGCTATCCTGTTCGCTTTTAATCGTGACACCAACCCAGTCAAATCCTTCAGCCCTTTTATCATAGTCAGCAGTAACATAATTGCCATCTATGGTCAATACAGGTGCCGCTTCAGTCGGTGTTGCCGGGGCTTGGGTTTTGGAAGTTGGTTGATTACAGCTGCTAAGTGTCAAAAGGAAAAATCCGGACACAATCATGCTTTTTAGAATATACATTTGATGTGATTTTATAGTTACTTTAGTATAGCAAAAGGCCGACCAAACTGATGTCTAAGTGAAGAAAAATCGAAATATGATGATTTTATTAACCGCTGTAATTTGCATCAATGCAGATCGGATAATATAGCATCATATCGGGTTAATATTGTTTCATTAAGTTGTTTTCTATCCGACTAACTTTATCATGATAATCAATGATTGCTTGTGATAAATAAATTTGAATAATAATATCTGCCCTATATGTTGCGAATTTTCTTACGTTCAAGCAGAAATTATAAACGACTAAAATTTTAGCATTAAAATAAATTATGATCAATAAAAAAAACACCCTCGTTATGATGCTTTTAGCCATAGGCTCCTATACCTTTGGGCAGTCAAAGGTTCACGTGCCGGCATCATCTACACAGCCGAGCAAATATCAGCTGGAGCAAATCAAACGCAAATATGGCATGTTCGTGCATTTTGGAATCAATACTTTTCATAATGAGGAATGGACAGATGGATCAAAACCAGCCTCCTCCTACAATCCGACAACAATCGATGCGAAGCAGTGGGTAGCTACAGCCAAAAATTCTGGAATGAAATACATGATCCTAGTTGCTAAGCACCATGATGGTTTTTGTCTATGGGATAGTAAATATACCGAATATGATGTTGCCAACTCTGGTAATAAAACAAATGTTGTAGAAGCGATAGCTAAGGAATGTGAGAAGCAGGGTATCCGTTTAGGACTTTATTATTCATTATGGGATCGGAAAGAAAATGGAAATGTAAAGGATGTAAAAGCAGACTTTGCTTATAATAAATATATGCTGAACCAAATCAATGAATTATTGGAGCTGACGCAGAAACATACTAAAGTAGTCGAGTTGTGGTTAGATGGTGGTTGGGAAAAGGAAAACTACCGTTGGCCTATTCAGCAACTTTATTCCAATGTAAAACAGCTTGCACCGCAATGTCAAGTAGGGGTTAATTGGACGGTTGGTTCTCCAAAAAATGTTGACCAACATCCCGTACTTCCAAATGATCAGCAGGAATATTTTCCAATCCGTTATTTTCCAAGTGACTTTCGTTTAGGCGATCCCTATCTTCCTAAAAATCCAGACCCAAAATTGTTTCTAAACCAAGGGCAGGTTTATTATATGCCGTTTGAGACAACAGTAGTTTTAGGGAAAAGATGGTTTTATCATACCGATGATAATACGCCCCGCCCTGTTCAGGAATTAGCAGATATGTATAAAAAAGCAACAGCTCAAGATAATATTTTGATATTAAATGTAGGTCCAAATCGTGAAGGTAGAGTCAAAGATACTGATGTGGAGGTCCTACAAAAGCTTAAAGTAAATCTAGGGTTGTAGTTTAGTACTATTTTAATAGCTGGTTTTTATTTTAAGAAGTTGACACCAGAAAAACTTGTTTCAATGAGAAATGAAAGTTGTTTGGGGATAGATATGTGTTAATGAAGAGTAGGCAGAGCGCTAATATATTTTCTGAGCATGCTCTACACTATACATGCCCTAAGCATATACTAAGCAGGGATAAAGTATATATAAAGCGTATTTGCTTATGTACCTTATCTAAACAAGCTAAGTGCGTGGTAAGTGTGCTGTAAGTGTGTGAAGTATACGCTTTTCACACTGTATCTACGCTTTATCTACGCATATAGTACGCTTAAGGCACGCTTTATCTATACTCTACGCATGGGTAAGTATTCTTGTTTTTATGATCAAAATACAATAAAGTAAAGTTTAAGTTATGTCAGTGCTGTGTTTACTTTTGAGCTTAAAACTATTTATTTGTCCAAGATTAGGTATCTTGCAAGGAAATTTTAAGGTAGAAAATTGTGACGCATCAAGAACGGACAAGTAAAATCAGAAAAGAGATAACAGAGTCATACAAGGCATTAAAATCTAAATATCCTTTGCTAAAATACCAAAATGCGATAGGGCTCAGCATTTTTTTACTCTGTGTAGGCCTGAGTTTACTAATGGGATATCTGTGGTATATTGATGTTGTTCCGGCTTGGAGTTTAATCGTCGTAAATGCATTTTTGTTTGGCGTTTTGCATGAATTGGAACATGATTTAATTCATTACATGTACTTTAAAGGTAATAAAGCCATTCATAATGTGATGTTATTTTCGGTATGGATCCTAAGACCTCTAACTTTAAATCCTTGGTTTAGGCGCACACTGCATTTACATCACCATCGTTTTTCAGGGACTTTACATGATGTCGAAGAAAGAGGAGTTACCAATGGTGAAAAATGGACATTGAAACGTCTTTTGTTTACTCCGGATTTGGTATTAGGAAATTTACTTCGCGTCAGAGGATTATTCTCCGATATCAAACGTGAAGTAGACAATGGCAATTTGAAATTTGAAACTGCTCATAAACTTAAGCTGTGCGGTGTCTTTGGATTAATTCCACTGACCATCGTTTCACATATCCTTTTATATTTTTTTGGTGCAGATTTATTACTTGACTTTTTAAATCGAAAATTTGATATTGGCTTTGTTTTCCCAATAGTGATTAAATCAATATTAAGCTGGTGCAATCCTATTATCTATATTATTCTATTACCAAATTTATTACGCCAGTTCTGTCTCCATTTCATCACTTCAAATTTACATTATTTTGGAGATGTAGAGAAAGGAAACGTGATCGAACAGACCCAGATATTAAACGTTTGGTGGACATATCCATTTCAGATATTCTGTTTCTTTTTTGGATGGACACATGGTATTCATCATTTTGTTGTGAATGAATCTTTTTATGTAAGGCATATCGCCCGTAAAAAAGCACATGAAATCATGAAAGCACATGGTGTCCGTTTTAATGATATGGGAACATTTAGAAGAGCAAATCGTTTTAATGAAATAAGTTAGTTTTTTAAGTCTTGGAATTGCGAATGAAATTGATTGTTGGCGCTTGGATGTAGGTCTTATTACTATCTTCCTGTGCCATTATCTTCCTTGAAGCAAGCCACTCGATGTCGCTTTCTCTTTCGCTTCTTTTAACTTTTCTTTTTCATTTTTATAATTGACTTTTAACTTTTCGAGACGTATTTTCTTTTCGCTTTTGCTTAAATAATGATCATTCTCAATAAGTTTTTTGTCGGCATCATAACGATTTTCCAATTTTTCTAATGCCTCATCTGCGTTGTCGCTTACGTTATCTTTAATCGATGCTCGTTCATCACCATACTTTTGCAACCAGTTTTTTTGTTGTTCAGCAGTTAATACATTAAAAATTTCTTTCTTATGCTGTAAGGCCAGCTCACGTTTCTTCTGTCCCTTTTGATAGCCGGATAAAGATGAATTGCGGCCTATTGCTTCAAACTTAGACGCTGTACTTTTATTTATCGCATTAATTTTTTCTTCCTGTTGAGGAGTTAGTTCGAGCTCTTGATCATGTTCCAGACTATCGGTGAATATAGCCGTACTTTCCTTTTTTGCTCCATTTTGTTGCGCGCATGCACTAAAACTGAGTGTAAAAAGAGCGATACCTGTTAATAGAGTAAGTTTCATCATATTAATTTATTGAGCTTACATACGTTGAAAACCGTGCCAAAGACCCCTAAGTTTATCATCAATAAATTCAGTTTGCAGTGATGGCGCATAGCATGCAAAGAAATGCTATAGGGGGGGACCAAAAGTGAAATCAGTAAATTTTACAAATCAAACTCAAAATACCGTAAAATAGCAAGCGCAACTTTTCCTCACCTTTGTATTGTCCTCCTGATAATAAATATTGAGGTAGGATGGAAAACAAAAAGGTAGATTTCAAGATTTAGTCTACAAACAACATGCATATATGAAAAATTTAAAAAATATATTTTTAGGATTGACAGCGATGACAACATTAGCGGCCTGTAACAATCCAGGAAATAGTAAAAACAAAACAGCAAATATGATAGCACAACAAGACTCGACTCACAATCACGAACATACTTACGCATGTACAATGCACCCTGAAGTAACAGGACATAAAGGTGATAAATGTAGTAAATGCGGTATGGAATTACAGCCTATTCATCAGGAAGATTCGACCAAGTTAGCGGTAAGTATTTTAGCCTCACCACAACCTATAGAAGCCGGAAAACAAACAGCGCTGTCGATTTCTATCAAAGAGAATGAAAAAAATGTCGTACTAGAGGAAGTACATGAAATGAAAATGCATCTCTTGGTTGTAAAGGAAGATTTATCTTGGTTTGATCATATTCATCCCGAAGAACAGCAAGATGGTACTTACAGTGTGAAAGAAACATTTCCGGTCGCAGGAAACTACCTGTTGTTTACAGATTATAAACCTCAGGGATTGGGTGGAGAAGTTGCGATGAAGAAACTTGAAGTAACAGGTACTGCGATTAACAGTTCTTTTGAATTGAATCCAAAAGCAGTAGCAACAACGGCAGGTTATACGGTTACTTTGATTAATGCAAATGATTTAAGAACAAATCAAACGCAAGATCTGCAATTCTCTGTAGAAAAGAATGGTAAGAAATTAAAGGAAAGTGATTTTCAAAATTATTTAGGAGCAACGGCTCATATCGTAATGATCGGAGCAAAAGATAAAGATTTCCTTCATATCCATCCGGTATCAGATAAGCGCTTTCCGATATATGCGCAAACAAATATTAAAAAAGCGGGGATATACCGCATGTGGGCACAGTTTAAAATTGACGGACAAGTGCACACGGCAGATTTTACAGTTGACGTAGCTCAGGGAGAGAAAGGTAATGATGAAGGAAAACACCATGAACATCAACATTAAATGATCATAAATAATTAATGTAAGAACGCCTAACTTTTTAATTAAAGTTAGGCGTTCCTGTATTAATTTTCATTCTGTAAATAATGATCTCGATTGAAATCTACAGTACAATAACATTTCCGAAAATAAAAGAGATAATAATCTGTACGCTCTTTTATGATGACAGTTTATGCAATAATATCTTCATTTTTTTTATTTGATTTTGCTTCGAGATAAGGATTGTGATAACGTTTGTAAAACAATTTCTTGTCATCTCTATAGCTGGAGATAGCTCCCAGTTTATGCAATAATTTGATATAGTACCAAGCGAGATCCACCTGATGAGGTTTGAAACCACTGCGTGCACTTTTAGGAAATAAATGGTGATTGTTATGCCATTCTCCTGCGACAATTCCGGGCCATACCTGGTTGATAGATTTATCATTCACACTGAAATCTGTGCCTTCCTTTTGTTTATCTTCTCCTTTGGCATGACCTTCATAATTAAAAGTACGGACACCAATTCCCCAGAAAGCTGCTGCACCAAACAAACTGCAAGCAAGTGGATGACCGCCTATTAGGAAAAATACGCTGTACCAAAATGCCCAGTTTAATAATGAAGATACTATAGCATAAACAGGAGGTACATAAGAGCCCCATTTTTTATATTGATGATAAGAATTCGCTGGTACACCCGTATGTGACATCAGGGATTTAACTCTGTTATAATCCTGCTCATTCAGGTTCTTAGATATCGGCTGGTGATTGACATCTGCAAGAAAACAGTATAAAAACCCAGCCTGGGCATTATAAGGATCACCTGGTTGATCTGATTTGGCATGATGTACATGGTGTGATATAACATATATTTCTTCTGGAATAACACTGATTGTGAGATTTTGCGTAACAAACCGCCAAAAAGGATTTTTAAACTTATAGGCTCCATGTGTACAGTAGCGGTGGTGCCAGATCGTTCCATGGGTCCCCATGATGATCATACTGTATACAAAGGCCGCTAGAACTGTCCACCAGGTCAGGTAATTCGTTAAAAAAATAAAGAAAAATGGAATAAGACAGGCAATCTTGAACCAGCTGAAAAAAGGAAGCCAATTTCTACGGTCCTTAAAGATGTTAAACCGCTTAAAGAATTCGGTAATGATTTCTTTATTACTGGGCTTAATAAGTTTCCCCGTCGCATCTTGCCACCCGTAGGAAGGTGGTTGAAGTACATGGTCTAAAAATGATATGTTATTAATAAATTTATAGTTTAGTGTGTTCGTAATTCTATTTTTCATTGCAAATCAATCATAGTGATCATAATATTTAAAATATTTACAATTGAAAAATAGTGGTATAGATCGATA
This region includes:
- a CDS encoding right-handed parallel beta-helix repeat-containing protein is translated as MNKILGQAILFLMVCFVTVGHGALAQTIQANEHGIQPNTFEDASATMQQVLKHCKDKKAKKLVLQPGRYDFWPEKAAQRKLYITNSSSETEWPDKTKHIGMLIEDMHDLVVEGNGAEFVFHGKMTTFSIIRSSNIRLQDLTITFERPTMSEMTIKELGAGYLVAQVNPTSTYTLKNNKLYWYGEGWTPGDHLHTMMVDTAQGISLYSKYEPLAKARVKEIAPNILRFEGELKADYKVGGILSMRNTVRDEVGGFIYRSKNIKLFNLTMNYMHGIGITSQFSENLDYEQVKVVPVKGRSIAAFADGMQFSGCKGKIKVSNCHFKGLHDDPINVHGTYLQIAEIVSPKELIVEFKHHQSYGFDAFTLHDTISIVSREAIQPLGQLTVTGIETLSLTKIRLKLNGSIPTNTKIGDAVENLTWTPEVEIRDSRFERTNARGILVTTPRRVQIEGNTFYRTGMHGILIAGDVNSWFESGAVRDVTIKNNSFVECGYNLPGNNYAIAILPENRAQIKGHFVHRNIKIVDNDFTLYSPHLLTARSVTGLTFESNHITKSTFDFPFTKDLDMRAPAVVLDNCQKVLIKKNTATDEELSLAMHNMSKRDVKTDLKIH
- a CDS encoding fatty acid desaturase; the encoded protein is MTHQERTSKIRKEITESYKALKSKYPLLKYQNAIGLSIFLLCVGLSLLMGYLWYIDVVPAWSLIVVNAFLFGVLHELEHDLIHYMYFKGNKAIHNVMLFSVWILRPLTLNPWFRRTLHLHHHRFSGTLHDVEERGVTNGEKWTLKRLLFTPDLVLGNLLRVRGLFSDIKREVDNGNLKFETAHKLKLCGVFGLIPLTIVSHILLYFFGADLLLDFLNRKFDIGFVFPIVIKSILSWCNPIIYIILLPNLLRQFCLHFITSNLHYFGDVEKGNVIEQTQILNVWWTYPFQIFCFFFGWTHGIHHFVVNESFYVRHIARKKAHEIMKAHGVRFNDMGTFRRANRFNEIS
- a CDS encoding fatty acid desaturase, producing MKNRITNTLNYKFINNISFLDHVLQPPSYGWQDATGKLIKPSNKEIITEFFKRFNIFKDRRNWLPFFSWFKIACLIPFFFIFLTNYLTWWTVLAAFVYSMIIMGTHGTIWHHRYCTHGAYKFKNPFWRFVTQNLTISVIPEEIYVISHHVHHAKSDQPGDPYNAQAGFLYCFLADVNHQPISKNLNEQDYNRVKSLMSHTGVPANSYHQYKKWGSYVPPVYAIVSSLLNWAFWYSVFFLIGGHPLACSLFGAAAFWGIGVRTFNYEGHAKGEDKQKEGTDFSVNDKSINQVWPGIVAGEWHNNHHLFPKSARSGFKPHQVDLAWYYIKLLHKLGAISSYRDDKKLFYKRYHNPYLEAKSNKKNEDIIA
- a CDS encoding heavy metal-binding domain-containing protein, with the translated sequence MKNLKNIFLGLTAMTTLAACNNPGNSKNKTANMIAQQDSTHNHEHTYACTMHPEVTGHKGDKCSKCGMELQPIHQEDSTKLAVSILASPQPIEAGKQTALSISIKENEKNVVLEEVHEMKMHLLVVKEDLSWFDHIHPEEQQDGTYSVKETFPVAGNYLLFTDYKPQGLGGEVAMKKLEVTGTAINSSFELNPKAVATTAGYTVTLINANDLRTNQTQDLQFSVEKNGKKLKESDFQNYLGATAHIVMIGAKDKDFLHIHPVSDKRFPIYAQTNIKKAGIYRMWAQFKIDGQVHTADFTVDVAQGEKGNDEGKHHEHQH
- a CDS encoding alpha-L-fucosidase translates to MINKKNTLVMMLLAIGSYTFGQSKVHVPASSTQPSKYQLEQIKRKYGMFVHFGINTFHNEEWTDGSKPASSYNPTTIDAKQWVATAKNSGMKYMILVAKHHDGFCLWDSKYTEYDVANSGNKTNVVEAIAKECEKQGIRLGLYYSLWDRKENGNVKDVKADFAYNKYMLNQINELLELTQKHTKVVELWLDGGWEKENYRWPIQQLYSNVKQLAPQCQVGVNWTVGSPKNVDQHPVLPNDQQEYFPIRYFPSDFRLGDPYLPKNPDPKLFLNQGQVYYMPFETTVVLGKRWFYHTDDNTPRPVQELADMYKKATAQDNILILNVGPNREGRVKDTDVEVLQKLKVNLGL